From a single Phragmites australis chromosome 7, lpPhrAust1.1, whole genome shotgun sequence genomic region:
- the LOC133924410 gene encoding uncharacterized protein LOC133924410 — MDTGKSIDDKFSKLHPSWPVDTRIGIVGAGPSGLSAAYALAKLGYRNVTVFEKCQTVSGMCESVDIEGRTYDLGGQVIAANSAPVITHLAKELGSEFEEMDSHKLALIDSQTGNIRDLEVADDYLSMVSLTLKLQDEANKSGRVGIHAVSGLASDPTLEFLKQHGISSVPKSVAYGYTASGYGFVQDMPYAFIQEFTRTSMAGKIRRLKHGYMSLWEKLSQSLPFEVLCGTEVLRVKRDSYGASVTIKNNNGDMEVREFEKIILSGALAFKNSKTYRSSSLTDAENEVVELNDLERELFSKVQTIDYYTTVVKIEGFEHMPKGFYYFGEYMEDPTTIGHPVAMQRFFADTNIFLFWSYGNSAELKGSYVAKCVTDVVISMGGTVQKVLLQRRFKYFPHVSSEDMKSGFYERVESQLQGFQNTYYVGGLLAFELTERNALYSISAVCKHFAIDGELPMIPYVKRLFPLARSNPSPPRDIGELEGVEFPDLPSLDGYLQYWGTHKVTEKKVIYTWINEEGKIMNRRTYQELHDNASHIAYKLLTSTKPIIKPGDRVLLIHLPGLEFVDAFFGCIRAGIIPVPVLPPDPMQRGGQALLKVENVSKVCNAVAILSTSSYHAAVRAGYVKNIVTLAKSAQKCSAQWPDLPWIHTDSWIKNYRRSPDSFNLESVVSMITKPQPSELCFLQFTSGSTGDAKGVMITHGGLIHNVKMMKKRYRSTSKTVLISWLPQYHDMGLIGGLFTALVSGGTSILFSPMTFIRNPLLWLQTINDFHGTHSAGPNFAFELVIRRLEAEKNKIYDLSSMVFLMIAAEPVRQKTVKRFIELTQPLGLSEGVLAPGYGLAENCVFVACAFGECKPIFIDWQGRVCCGYADPDDTDVVIKIVDADSLTEHQEDGAEGEIWICSPSSGVGYWSNKEISQKTFCNQLKNYPNKKFTRTGDLGRIIDGKLFITGRIKDLIIVAGRNIYSADVEKTVEGSSEVLRPGCCAVVGVPEEVLTQKGISIPDSSDQVGLVVIAEVKEGKAVSEEIVNNIKTRVAEEHGVTIASVKLIKPRTISKTTSGKIRRFECMKQFVDNTLNLANSNHISKKKSLFRSLTTGTGMESRRPFLEQTTIHPQPRSKVKNSMEIIEFLTQLVSDQSGIPKDKISPADSLPSYGFDSIAVVRAAQKLSDFLGTPVGAIDIFKASCISELANFLENLMHKLQPQLAPQPRSKVKKSKEIIEFLMQIVSDQTGIPKDKISPTDSLPSYGFDSIAVVRTSQKLSDFLGIPVGAIDIFTASCIAELASFLENLVHKSQAQLEPDVSCSTEDENLGIPIDATSSDFSVLATGILQLLALTYVCFILLLPAYLASLTYMSMFSSVSLVKSSLLSYLSSLVMAPLAWICYALFTSLSLSILGRSFLQPNYVLTPDVSIWSVDFVKWWALTKAQALAAKMLAVHLKGTIFLNYWFKMQGARIGSSVVIDTVDITDPSLLTVADGAVIAEGVLIQGHEVRNEVLSFRYVRIGQKASIGPYAVLQKGTIVHNGVVVPALQKTKHRKSTYLSHETSAYMKEEARIANMPLEHLVSIYAVGFLGALSSATVFMLYTHFSGTTASLQCFSFACVAGAFHWLPAVITAYAVIVRETPTSPLAFALFIAFAYLSYGFILSLLTGITNKALATRTRTKQKDMTTSLIQRRITVAAHIRFAKMLSGTEAFCMYLRLLGAKIGRHCSIRAINPLANPELISIGDGVHLGDFCNIVPGFYSKGFTGVEIKVQDNTVVGSGSLLLPGSVLQENVILGALSVAPQGSLLQRGGVYVGAQSLTLVKNTLITEDERIEEMDPMYKKIVGNLAANLAITTMNVKSRYFHRIGVSGRGLLKMYQDIPSLPKHKIFGASKSFPVIVRHSNSLSADDDARLDARGAAVRILSDDGEVPLLDLTLKSGKAFYARTIADFTTWLVCGLPAREEQVKRAPHIRDAVWGSLRNTDSYTVLHYYSNICRLLRFEDGKEMYAKFKLRPVDQDISEDSGQVVPRGILPPETGAIPRDEGDTRPLLFLADDFHRKVESPEGVHYVFQLQLRDVPADSATREVALDCTRPWDEAEFPYIDIGEISIDHNVPTAETEKLEFNPFLRCPEVDVISATSCTQSASIDHGRSLVYEICQRLRNGEPLPASWRAFLEQSDTKIDLSGCPVISATRSSSSVRDATKVTLARTWYQALWATLCQPLLQMFVPYFAMGLVIFLPLRGLLAVSAATGMALYWPLPVFWATSGVAAMATCAAAKWVLVGSRADGDTVHIWAPAVFLDTIWQAIRTVTAEYFAELTSGSVLFTVWMRLMGSSVAVADGVYVDSMGALLNPEMVHLERGASVGRDALLFGHVYEGEGGKVKFGRVHVGEDGFIGSRAVAMPGVRVEDGGCLGALGLAMKEEVVRNKM, encoded by the exons ATGGACACAGGAAAATCAATAGATGATAAATTCAGCAAGTTGCATCCAAGCTGGCCAGTAGACACTAGAATTGGCATAGTTGGAGCAGGTCCAAGTGGCTTATCAGCTGCGTATGCACTAGCTAAGCTAGGGTATCGCAATGTAACCGTTTTTGAGAAATGCCAGACTGTTTCAGGGATGTGCGAGTCCGTTGATATAGAAG GAAGGACGTATGATTTGGGAGGACAAGTTATAGCAGCAAACAGTGCCCCTGTTATAACTCACCTGGCAAAGGAATTAGGTTCTGAATTTGAGGAGATGGATTCACACAAGCTTGCTCTGATTGACAGCCAAACTGGAAACATTCGAGACCTTGAAGTGGCTGACGACTATCTATCCATGGTATCTCTAACGCTAAAACTACAG GATGAGGCAAATAAGTCAGGTCGAGTGGGGATTCATGCTGTCAGTGGATTGGCCTCTGATCCAACTCTTGAGTTTTTGAAGCAACATGGAATAAGTTCAGTGCCAAAATCTGTAGCATACGGTTACACTGCTTCTGGCTATGGTTTTGTTCAAGACATGCCCTATGCTTTCATACAGGAGTTTACTAGAACCTCTATGGCTGGCAAGATCCGACGTTTGAAGCATGGTTATATGAGTTTGTGGGAGAAACTTAGTCAGTCATTACCATTTGAAGTTCTTTGTGGTACGGAGGTTCTGAGAGTCAAACGTGACAGCTACGGCGCAAGtgtaactatcaagaacaacaATGGTGACATGGAAGTTAGGgagtttgaaaaaattatattatcagGTGCTCTTGCTTTCAAGAACAGCAAGACATATCGATCTTCGAGTCTGACTG ATGCAGAAAATGAAGTTGTAGAACTGAATGATCTCGAAAGAGAACTATTCAGTAAGGTACAGACAATTGACTACTATACCACTGTTGTTAAGATTGAAGGATTTGAGCACATGCCAAAGGGCTTTTACTACTTTGGAGAATATATGGAGGATCCAACAACAATAGGGCATCCGGTGGCAATGCAAAGATTCTTTGCTGACACAAATATTTTCTTGTTCTGGTCTTATGGGAATTCCGCAGAACTCAAGGGGTCATATGTGGCTAAATGTGTAACCGATGTTGTGATTTCTATGGGAGGAACTGTTCAGAAAGTGCTTTTGCAGCGGCGATTCAAGTATTTCCCTCATGTCAGCAGCGAAG ACATGAAAAGTGGATTCTACGAGAGGGTGGAGTCTCAGTTGCAAGGCTTTCAGAACACTTACTATGTCGGAGGTCTGCTAGCATTTGAGCTTACTGAAAGAAATGCGTTATACTCCATTTCGGCTGTTTGTAAACACTTTGCCATTGACGGTGAGCTACCAATGATTCCTTATGTTAAG AGATTGTTTCCTCTAGCGAGAAGCAATCCTTCACCTCCTAGAGATATTGGTGAGCTTGAAGGTGTTGAATTTCCTGATCTTCCATCCTTGGATGGATATTTGCAATACTGGGGAACTCATAAAGTCACTGAGAAGAAGGTTATCTACACTTGGATCAATGAAGAAGGGAAGATCATGAATCGTAGAACCTATCAGGAGCTTCATGATAATGCATCTCACATTGCTTATAAACTATTGACAAGCACTAAGCCTATTATCAAGCCTGGTGACAGAGTTCTCCTTATTCATCTGCCTGGTTTGGAGTTTGTTGATGCATTCTTTGGATGCATCAGAGCAGGAATTATACCAGTGCCAGTTTTGCCCCCTGACCCAATGCAAAGGGGTGGGCAAGCGCTTCTGAAAGTTGAGAATGTCTCTAAGGTGTGCAATGCTGTGGCAATTCTATCCACCTCTTCATACCATGCTGCCGTACGTGCAGGTTATGTCAAGAATATTGTCACTCTAGCAAAGAGTGCTCAGAAATGCTCAGCTCAGTGGCCAGACCTCCCATGGATTCACACTGACTCGTGGATAAAGAACTATCGGCGAAGTCCAGACAGTTTCAACTTAGAAAGTGTTGTATCTATGATTACCAAGCCCCAGCCAAGTGAATTGTGCTTTCTACAGTTCACTTCAGGTTCCACTGGTGATGCCAAGGGCGTGATGATAACACATGGTGGACTAATCCACAatgtgaagatgatgaagaagcgATATAGAAGTACCTCAAAAACTGTCCTTATCAGTTGGCTTCCACAGTACCATGACATGGGTCTAATAGGGGGTCTTTTCACTGCTCTTGTAAGCGGAGGAACCTCCATTCTATTTTCACCAATGACATTCATCAGAAACCCCCTCCTGTGGCTGCAAACAATCAATGACTTCCATGGAACACACAGTGCAGGCCCAAATTTTGCATTTGAACTGGTTATAAGAAGGCTTGAGGCTGAGAAGAACAAAATTTATGATCTCTCTTCAATGGTGTTCCTCATGATTGCAGCAGAGCCAGTAAGGCAAAAAACTGTCAAAAGGTTCATAGAGTTGACTCAACCTTTGGGCCTTTCTGAAGGTGTACTTGCACCTGGATATGGCCTAGCTGAGAATTGTGTCTTTGTTGCCTGTGCCTTTGGTGAATGCAAGCCAATTTTCATAGACTGGCAAGGAAGAGTTTGTTGTGGGTATGCTGATCCCGATGATACAGATGTTGTCATCAAAATTGTTGATGCAGACTCTTTGACAGAGCATCAAGAGGATGGTGCTGAGGGTGAGATATGGATCTGCAGTCCTAGTTCTGGAGTTGGTTATTGGAGCAATAAGGAAATAAGCCAGAAAACCTTTTGCAATCAGCTCAAGAATTACCCTAACAAAAAGTTCACAAGAACTGGTGATTTAGGACGGATCATCGATGGTAAACTTTTTATTACAGGAAGGATCAAAGATCTTATCATTGTTGCTGGTAGAAATATTTATTCTGCAGATGTAGAGAAGACAGTGGAAGGTTCTTCTGAGGTGCTCCGACCAGGCTGTTGTGCTGTCGTTGGTGTCCCTGAGGAAGTTCTAACTCAGAAAGGCATCTCAATTCCCGATTCTTCTGATCAGGTTGGACTTGTCGTGATTGCTGAGGTTAAGGAGGGTAAAGCAGTCTCTGAAGAGATTGTTAACAACATCAAAACACGTGTGGCGGAGGAGCATGGTGTAACTATTGCATCTGTCAAGCTTATCAAACCTAGAACCATATCCAAGACAACATCCGGAAAGATACGGAGATTCGAATGCATGAAGCAGTTTGTTGACAATACTCTTAACTTGGCTAATAGTAATCATATATCTAAGAAGAAGTCTCTTTTTCGGTCTCTCACAACAGGAACTGGCATGGAGTCTAGAAGGCCCTTCTTGGAGCAGACGACCATTCACCCTCAGCCCAGAAGCAAAGTGAAAAACTCCATGGAGATTATTGAGTTTTTAACTCAGTTAGTATCAGATCAATCAGGTATTCCAAAGGACAAAATTTCTCCAGCTGACAGCCTACCTTCTTATGGCTTTGACTCGATTGCAGTGGTCCGAGCAGCACAGAAGCTCTCGGATTTTCTTGGTACTCCTGTTGGAGCCATTGACATCTTTAAGGCAAGCTGCATTTCTGAGCTTGCTAACTTCTTGGAGAATCTGATGCATAAGTTACAACCACAGCTGGCACCTCAGCCCAGAAGTAAAGTGAAAAAGTCCAAGGAGATTATTGAGTTTCTGATGCAGATAGTATCAGATCAAACAGGCATTCCAAAGGACAAAATTTCTCCAACTGACAGTCTACCTTCTTATGGTTTCGATTCAATTGCAGTGGTCCGAACATCCCAGAAGCTCTCAGATTTTCTCGGTATTCCTGTTGGAGCCATTGACATTTTTACAGCAAGCTGTATTGCCGAGCTTGCCAGCTTCTTGGAGAATTTGGTGCACAAGTCACAAGCACAGTTGGAACCTGATGTATCTTGCTCCACTGAGGATGAGAATCTAGGGATTCCCATAGATGCCACCAGTTCAGATTTCAGTGTGCTTGCTACTGGGATCCTCCAGCTCCTGGCTCTTACTTATGTCTGTTTTATCCTTCTACTCCCAGCATATCTCGCAAGTTTGACGTACATGAGCATGTTCTCTTCGGTCAGTCTGGTGAAATCATCACTACTGAGCTATCTTAGTTCTTTGGTCATGGCACCTCTTGCATGGATCTGTTATGCCTTGTTCACCTCCTTATCACTGTCTATCTTGGGGAGGTCATTCCTTCAGCCAAATTATGTTCTGACCCCTGATGTTTCGATATGGTCAGTTGACTTTGTGAAATGGTGGGCTCTAACCAAGGCACAAGCATTAGCAGCAAAGATGCTAGCTGTGCATCTTAAGGGCACAATCTTCTTGAATTATTGGTTCAAGATGCAAGGAGCTCGGATTGGGTCATCTGTTGTCATTGACACAGTAGACATCACTGACCCGTCCTTGTTAACAGTCGCAGATGGTGCAGTGATCGCAGAAGGTGTTCTCATTCAGGGCCATGAAGTCCGTAATGAAGTGCTGAGTTTTAGGTATGTCAGGATTGGCCAGAAGGCATCGATTGGCCCTTATGCGGTGCTCCAGAAGGGCACTATTGTGCACAATGGTGTTGTGGTTCCGGCGTTGCAAAAGACCAAGCATAGGAAATCAACATATTTGTCTCATGAAACTTCTGCGTACATGAAG GAAGAAGCAAGGATAGCAAACATGCCACTCGAACACCTTGTTAGCATCTATGCAGTTGGCTTCCTGGGTGCTTTGTCAAGTGCAACAGTATTCATGTTGTACACCCACTTTTCTGGCACCACGGCTTCACTTCAGTGCTTCTCCTTTGCATGTGTTGCTGGTGCCTTCCACTGGTTACCAGCTGTCATCACTGCTTATGCTGTGATTGTCCGGGAGACACCCACAAGTCCATTGGCATTTGCTCTCTTCATCGCCTTCGCCTACTTGAGCTATGGGTTCATCCTCAGTCTTCTCACTGGTATCACCAACAAAGCTCTTGCAACAAGGACAAGGACCAAGCAGAAGGATATGACGACAAGTTTGATCCAACGGCGCATAACCGTTGCTGCGCACATCAGATTTGCAAAGATGCTATCCGGAACAGAAGCCTTCTGCATGTACTTGAGGCTTCTTGGAGCAAAGATTGGCCGGCATTGCTCTATCCGAGCCATCAATCCATTGGCAAATCCTGAGCTGATCAGCATCGGCGATGGGGTCCATCTAGGTGACTTCTGCAATATTGTTCCAGGGTTCTACTCCAAGGGGTTTACTGGTGTGGAGATAAAGGTCCAGGACAACACTGTGGTTGGCAGTGGCAGTTTGCTCCTCCCTGGCTCAGTTCTCCAAGAGAATGTCATCCTCGGAGCACTCTCTGTCGCACCACAGGGTTCCCTTCTGCAGCGAGGCGGGGTCTATGTTGGAGCACAGTCTCTGACCTTGGTGAAGAACACTTTGATCACAGAAGATGAGCGGATTGAAGAGATGGACCCGATGTACAAGAAGATTGTTGGGAACCTTGCCGCGAACTTGGCCATCACTACCATGAACGTCAAGTCAAGGTACTTCCACCGCATTGGCGTCAGCGGGCGGGGGTTACTGAAAATGTACCAAGATATACCATCACTGCCCAAGCACAAGATATTTGGCGCCAGCAAGTCCTTCCCGGTGATCGTCCGGCACAGCAACAGCCTGAGTGCAGATGATGACGCAAGGCTCGACGCACGTGGCGCAGCTGTGCGGATCCTCTCAGATGATGGCGAGGTGCCTCTTCTGGACCTTACCTTGAAGAGCGGCAAGGCGTTCTATGCGCGCACGATTGCTGACTTCACCACCTGGCTGGTCTGTGGCCTGCCGGCGAGGGAAGAGCAAGTGAAGCGTGCCCCGCACATCCGTGACGCCGTATGGGGCTCCTTGCGGAACACCGACTCGTACACCGTGCTGCATTACTACTCCAACATATGCCGGCTGCTGCGGTTCGAGGACGGCAAGGAGATGTATGCAAAATTCAAGCTTCGTCCTGTGGACCAAGACATCTCGGAGGACTCCGGCCAAGTGGTCCCGCGGGGTATCTTGCCGCCGGAGACTGGTGCAATCCCGAGGGACGAGGGTGACACACGCCCGTTGCTCTTCCTCGCCGACGACTTCCATCGGAAGGTAGAGTCTCCCGAAGGGGTGCACTATGTCTTCCAACTGCAGCTCAGGGATGTCCCTGCTGACAGCGCCACCCGCGAGGTCGCCCTCGACTGCACACGGCCTTGGGACGAGGCCGAGTTCCCGTACATCGACATAGGAGAGATAAGCATCGACCACAATGTCCCGACGGCAGAGACAGAGAAGCTTGAGTTCAACCCGTTCCTCCGGTGCCCAGAGGTGGATGTCATCTCGGCGACTTCTTGCACGCAGAGCGCGTCCATCGACCACGGGCGCTCACTGGTTTATGAGATCTGCCAACGCCTGCGGAACGGCGAGCCGCTGCCCGCCTCATGGCGGGCGTTCCTCGAGCAGTCAGACACCAAGATCGATTTGTCGGGCTGCCCGGTTATCTCAGCGACACGCTCAAGTTCAAGTGTCCGTGATGCCACCAAGGTGACACTGGCTAGGACATGGTACCAGGCGCTCTGGGCCACGCTGTGCCAACCACTGCTCCAGATGTTCGTGCCGTACTTCGCCATGGGCCTAGTCATCTTCCTTCCCCTCCGGGGCCTCCTCGCCGTGTCTGCAGCCACCGGCATGGCACTTTATTGGCCTCTGCCGGTGTTCTGGGCCACGTCAGGCGTCGCTGCGATGGCCACGTGCGCTGCGGCGAAGTGGGTTCTGGTTGGCAGCAGGGCCGACGGCGACACGGTGCACATCTGGGCGCCGGCCGTGTTCCTGGACACGATCTGGCAGGCCATACGGACGGTGACGGCGGAGTACTTCGCCGAGCTGACGTCCGGGTCCGTGCTGTTCACGGTGTGGATGCGGCTGATGGGGTCCTCCGTGGCCGTCGCCGACGGAGTGTACGTGGACTCCATGGGCGcgctgctgaacccggagatgGTGCACCTGGAGCGCGGCGCGAGCGTGGGGCGGGACGCGCTGCTGTTCGGCCACGTGTACGAGGGCGAGGGCGGGAAGGTGAAGTTCGGCAGGGTCCACGTCGGGGAGGACGGGTTCATCGGCAGCCGTGCGGTGGCGATGCCGGGCGTCAGGGTCGAGGACGGCGGCTGCCTTGGCGCCCTGGGGCTGGCCATGAAGGAGGAGGTCGTCAGGAACAAGATGTAG